In one window of Rhizobium oryzihabitans DNA:
- the graC gene encoding maleylacetate reductase, protein MQAFVYTAAPARIVFGADSSVGVAGEIRRLGLSRALVLSTHQQKGDAEALAARLGPLAAGVFSDATMHTPVEVTKRAVDVYRAAGADCVVSLGGGSTTGLGKAIALRTDATQIVIPTTYAGSEVTPILGQTENGVKTTMRGPEILPEVVIYDAELTLGLPVAISMTSGLNAMAHAAEALYAQDRNPIVSLMAMEGLRAMVEALPGVSVQPQDIKARETALYGAWLCGTVLGAVGMSLHHKLCHTLGGSLDLPHAETHAVLLPHTVAYVEEAVPDLLAPLAALVGGRAGAGLYDFAARLGAPVSLAALGVRPENLDPMAELATANPYWCPRPIEKTAIRALLQRAFEGARPE, encoded by the coding sequence ATGCAGGCGTTCGTCTACACGGCCGCCCCGGCCCGCATCGTCTTCGGCGCGGACAGTTCAGTGGGCGTGGCGGGGGAAATCCGCCGCCTCGGCTTATCTCGGGCGCTGGTGCTTTCCACCCACCAACAGAAGGGTGATGCGGAAGCCTTGGCCGCTCGGCTCGGCCCACTGGCTGCGGGTGTCTTTTCCGATGCGACCATGCACACACCAGTCGAGGTGACGAAAAGGGCGGTCGATGTTTATCGTGCGGCCGGTGCGGATTGCGTGGTGTCGCTGGGCGGTGGTTCCACCACCGGTCTCGGCAAAGCAATCGCCTTGCGCACTGATGCGACGCAGATCGTCATTCCGACGACCTATGCCGGCTCCGAGGTGACACCCATTCTCGGCCAGACGGAAAATGGTGTGAAGACCACCATGCGCGGGCCTGAAATCCTGCCGGAAGTGGTGATTTACGATGCGGAGCTGACACTCGGACTGCCTGTCGCCATCAGCATGACGAGCGGGCTGAACGCCATGGCGCATGCGGCGGAAGCGCTTTATGCGCAGGACCGTAATCCGATCGTCAGCCTGATGGCGATGGAGGGATTGCGGGCGATGGTCGAGGCGCTTCCCGGCGTGAGTGTGCAGCCGCAGGATATCAAGGCGCGGGAAACGGCGCTTTACGGCGCATGGCTATGCGGCACGGTGCTGGGTGCCGTCGGCATGTCGCTGCATCACAAGCTTTGCCATACGCTGGGCGGTAGTCTGGACCTGCCGCATGCGGAAACCCATGCGGTGCTTCTGCCGCATACCGTCGCCTATGTGGAAGAGGCGGTGCCGGATCTGTTGGCGCCGCTTGCGGCACTGGTTGGCGGCAGGGCCGGGGCAGGACTTTACGACTTTGCCGCCCGGCTTGGTGCGCCGGTTAGTCTTGCCGCGCTCGGCGTGCGGCCGGAAAATCTCGATCCTATGGCCGAGCTTGCGACGGCCAATCCTTACTGGTGCCCGCGGCCAATCGAAAAAACCGCGATCCGCGCCCTGTTGCAACGCGCCTTCGAGGGCGCACGGCCGGAGTGA
- a CDS encoding YciI family protein: MTGAGDRPGLYVRFAESDPAAVEQRAAQMDAHKAHLRNEDGLPEGFRILASGPMQAERGGSAAALIIAEARCIEDVIAFSDADPFVIHGVYSRIRILNWIPTLSRVSGL; this comes from the coding sequence ATGACAGGCGCAGGTGATCGTCCAGGGCTTTACGTGCGCTTTGCCGAAAGTGATCCCGCTGCCGTTGAGCAACGGGCGGCGCAGATGGATGCTCACAAGGCTCATTTGCGCAATGAAGATGGTTTGCCGGAAGGGTTCAGAATTCTCGCATCCGGGCCGATGCAGGCGGAGCGCGGCGGTTCTGCCGCCGCTCTCATCATCGCTGAGGCCCGTTGCATCGAGGATGTCATCGCTTTCAGCGACGCCGATCCATTTGTCATTCATGGCGTCTATAGTCGCATTCGTATTTTGAACTGGATACCGACGCTGTCGAGGGTTTCCGGGCTGTAA
- a CDS encoding MFS transporter: MSTNYMSAASVRTKNPAGVIATCGLMIMFDGYDLVVYGAVAPALLKEGAWALNPAMVGRAAALTLFGMLLGALFAGTMADRIGRRKVVLISLAGFSAMMIASAMTPNFLAFEITRFLAGLGLGALLPTVTALVLEFSPPQRRAQANSLSFLGYLIGGIISGLMGILLLESYGWRPLMLIGGLPLILLPLFMRFLPESPEWLASKGRQAEADGICDTYGLQRIVPHAKIQKGGVGALFSEGRLLSTLNAWGIHFCSLLLTFGMVNWLPTIMNKMGYDISSALSFSIMLNVGAAIGILVGGRFADKGNVKVVVAVLFAIGAASIWALTVNKGPLLYLFVALAGAGTIGTQILANVLVGRLYPVHIRGTGLGFSLAVGRLGGIAGPMIGGLVLQRGLAPEWNFYIFGSVALVGLALTVLTLLYRTSGDGRV; the protein is encoded by the coding sequence ATGTCCACGAATTACATGAGCGCCGCTTCAGTGCGGACGAAAAACCCGGCCGGCGTCATCGCGACATGCGGCCTGATGATCATGTTCGACGGGTACGATCTGGTCGTATACGGCGCGGTTGCACCGGCGCTGCTGAAAGAAGGGGCCTGGGCGCTTAATCCGGCCATGGTTGGGCGGGCCGCGGCGCTGACGCTGTTCGGCATGCTGCTCGGCGCATTGTTTGCCGGTACCATGGCGGATCGCATCGGCCGCCGGAAGGTCGTGCTCATCAGCCTTGCGGGATTTTCAGCGATGATGATCGCCTCGGCCATGACGCCGAACTTCCTCGCCTTCGAAATCACCCGCTTCCTGGCTGGTCTCGGCCTTGGCGCGCTTTTGCCGACGGTGACGGCGCTGGTGCTGGAATTCTCGCCGCCCCAACGCAGGGCGCAGGCAAATTCCCTGTCCTTCCTCGGTTACCTTATCGGCGGCATCATTTCCGGCCTCATGGGCATCCTTCTTCTGGAGAGCTATGGCTGGCGTCCGCTGATGCTGATCGGCGGCCTGCCGCTCATTCTTCTGCCGCTGTTCATGCGGTTCCTGCCGGAATCGCCGGAATGGCTGGCGAGCAAGGGCCGGCAGGCGGAAGCTGACGGAATTTGCGACACCTACGGCCTGCAACGCATCGTGCCGCATGCCAAGATTCAAAAGGGCGGCGTGGGCGCACTGTTCTCGGAAGGCCGGCTGCTTTCGACGCTGAATGCCTGGGGCATTCACTTTTGCTCGCTGCTCCTCACCTTCGGCATGGTCAACTGGCTGCCCACCATCATGAACAAGATGGGTTACGATATCAGCTCGGCGCTCAGCTTCTCGATCATGCTCAATGTCGGGGCCGCGATCGGCATCCTTGTGGGTGGGCGTTTTGCCGACAAGGGCAACGTCAAGGTGGTGGTGGCGGTTCTCTTTGCCATCGGTGCCGCCTCGATCTGGGCTCTCACGGTGAACAAGGGGCCGCTTCTCTATCTCTTCGTCGCCCTTGCCGGTGCCGGAACGATTGGAACCCAGATTCTTGCCAATGTTCTGGTCGGGCGGCTTTACCCCGTCCATATCCGCGGCACGGGCCTTGGCTTTTCGCTTGCGGTCGGCCGATTGGGCGGCATTGCCGGCCCCATGATCGGCGGCCTCGTGCTGCAGCGCGGGCTGGCGCCGGAGTGGAACTTCTACATTTTCGGCTCGGTCGCACTGGTCGGACTGGCGCTGACCGTGTTGACACTGCTTTACCGCACCTCAGGCGACGGGCGGGTTTGA
- a CDS encoding telomere resolvase, with translation MPALKRKTKTPVLVERIDQFVAGVREAMKSSDALRNKKIRDLWDAEVRYHFDNGRTEKTLELYIMKYRYALKAEFGPKSTPLAICNMKKLRERLNTYIERADYPKTGVAASIVEKIERAEFNTAGRKPTVLLRIADFISAMNGMGTKEEMQALWDAEISIMKGRAQTTIISYITKYRNAIREAFGDDHPMLKIATGDAAMYDDARRVKMEKIANKHGALITFENYKQVLKICADNLQSDDPLMIGIGLIGMTGRRPYEIFTQAEFSPAPYGKGVSKWSILFNGQAKTKQGEGTKYGITYEIPVLARSAAILSAYQRLRASGQGKLWHGMSIDDFSSETRLLLRDTVFNLFEDLWPKEELPKPYGLRHLYAEVAYHNFAPPHVTKNSYFAAILGHNNNDLETSLSYMTYTLPEDRDDALARAKRVNERTLQQMATIAPVSRKA, from the coding sequence ATGCCCGCCTTAAAGCGAAAGACAAAAACACCCGTCCTCGTGGAACGCATCGACCAGTTCGTCGCTGGCGTCAGAGAGGCGATGAAAAGCAGCGATGCATTGCGAAACAAGAAAATCCGCGACCTCTGGGACGCCGAGGTTCGCTACCATTTCGACAATGGCCGCACGGAAAAGACGCTTGAACTTTACATCATGAAATATCGCTACGCCCTGAAGGCCGAATTCGGCCCGAAGAGCACGCCGCTTGCCATCTGCAACATGAAAAAGCTGCGGGAGCGTCTGAACACCTATATCGAGCGGGCGGACTATCCGAAAACCGGGGTGGCGGCATCGATTGTCGAAAAAATCGAACGGGCGGAATTCAACACCGCCGGCCGGAAGCCAACCGTTCTTCTGCGTATTGCCGATTTCATTTCGGCGATGAACGGCATGGGTACGAAGGAAGAGATGCAGGCCTTGTGGGACGCTGAAATCAGCATCATGAAGGGCAGAGCCCAGACGACGATCATTTCCTACATCACGAAATACCGCAACGCCATCCGCGAAGCCTTCGGCGACGACCATCCAATGCTGAAGATCGCCACTGGCGACGCCGCGATGTATGACGATGCGCGGCGGGTCAAGATGGAGAAGATCGCCAACAAGCATGGCGCACTGATTACATTCGAGAATTATAAACAGGTGCTGAAGATCTGCGCCGACAATCTCCAGTCCGACGATCCCCTGATGATCGGCATCGGCCTGATCGGCATGACGGGACGACGCCCCTATGAGATCTTCACACAGGCTGAGTTTTCGCCCGCCCCCTATGGCAAGGGCGTTTCCAAATGGAGCATCCTGTTCAACGGCCAGGCCAAGACCAAGCAGGGCGAAGGAACGAAGTACGGGATTACCTACGAAATTCCGGTTCTTGCCCGCTCCGCGGCCATTCTCTCCGCCTATCAGCGCCTGCGCGCAAGCGGGCAGGGAAAACTGTGGCACGGCATGTCGATCGATGATTTTTCATCGGAAACCCGCCTGCTGCTCAGGGACACGGTTTTTAATCTGTTTGAGGATCTCTGGCCGAAGGAAGAACTTCCCAAGCCCTATGGCCTGCGGCACCTTTACGCGGAAGTCGCATATCACAATTTCGCCCCGCCCCACGTCACCAAGAACAGCTATTTCGCCGCCATTCTCGGTCACAACAACAACGACCTCGAAACCTCGCTCTCCTATATGACCTATACCCTGCCGGAAGATCGCGACGATGCGCTGGCACGGGCCAAACGTGTCAACGAACGGACATTGCAGCAGATGGCGACCATCGCGCCCGTTTCCCGCAAAGCATAA
- the graB gene encoding hydroxyquinol 1,2-dioxygenase — translation MTDMNTTGDDGYFVEERSAETVIARMRDCDDPRLKEIMAVVTRKLHEAVKEIEPTEEEWMKAIHFLTEVGQICNEWRQEWILFSDILGVSMLVDAINHRKPSGASESTVLGPFHVADAPEMPMGANICLDGKGEDMLVTGRILDTDGVPVAGARIDVWQANDEGFYDVQQKGIQPDFNLRGVFITGDDGRYWFRAAKPKYYPIPDDGPVGQLLRAMGRHPYRPAHLHYIVSARGFTTLVTHIFDPDDPYIRSDAVFGVKESLLADFQRVEDAEKAGDLGFTGGWFWSVNHDFVLAR, via the coding sequence ATGACGGACATGAACACGACCGGTGACGACGGCTATTTTGTCGAGGAACGTTCGGCCGAAACCGTGATCGCCCGTATGCGCGATTGCGACGATCCGCGCCTCAAGGAGATCATGGCGGTCGTTACCCGCAAACTTCATGAGGCGGTGAAAGAGATCGAACCGACCGAGGAAGAATGGATGAAGGCAATCCATTTTCTTACTGAGGTCGGCCAGATCTGCAATGAATGGCGGCAGGAGTGGATCCTGTTTTCGGATATTCTCGGCGTCTCCATGCTGGTCGATGCGATCAACCATCGCAAACCGAGCGGCGCGTCGGAATCCACCGTTCTTGGGCCTTTTCATGTGGCCGATGCGCCGGAAATGCCGATGGGCGCCAATATCTGCCTGGACGGCAAGGGCGAGGACATGCTGGTGACCGGCCGCATCCTCGATACCGATGGAGTGCCGGTCGCAGGCGCCCGCATCGATGTCTGGCAGGCCAATGACGAAGGTTTCTACGACGTGCAGCAGAAGGGTATTCAGCCCGATTTCAACCTGCGCGGCGTCTTCATCACCGGTGATGACGGGCGCTACTGGTTCCGGGCGGCGAAGCCGAAATATTACCCCATACCGGATGATGGCCCGGTCGGGCAGCTGCTGCGGGCCATGGGGCGGCATCCCTACAGGCCGGCGCACCTGCACTATATTGTTTCAGCGCGGGGGTTTACCACGCTGGTCACGCATATTTTCGATCCTGATGATCCCTACATCCGTTCGGACGCGGTTTTTGGCGTGAAGGAAAGCCTGCTGGCCGACTTCCAGCGGGTGGAGGATGCGGAAAAGGCCGGGGATCTGGGTTTCACTGGCGGCTGGTTCTGGTCGGTGAACCACGATTTCGTGCTCGCCCGATGA
- a CDS encoding virulence factor — MRKSSMLKAALAASALLTSPLFTSSAAFSQDKPAYETGMIPAEHIILPDGEILASVFLISDADGWTNADEERAKALVEKGAAVVGIDFKEYMKALEADEDECIYMISDIESLSQQIQRTAGTSSYRQPILTGIGKGGTLALAMIAQSPVSTVRDAVAVDPKAGLPLQKILCTPATKDKVDGETVYGLTDGPLPAPVSVLFTPAADQKGRDHVNALVKLHPDIDVTDVDDKADEILTQTLSDQIDAAGDTDSPLGLPIKVLETSPVMDTMAVIYSGDGGWRDLDEEVGGALQKQGIPVIGVDALRYFWKEKQPQEVAGDLARIIDTYRKQWKVRNVVLIGYSFGADIIPATYNLLPERAKSHVVQLSLLGLSTEVDFEISVQGWLGVAGEGKGGKTVDDIAKIDPKLIQCVYGTEEEDEDPCPGLKAKGVETIAIEGGHHFDEDYEALAKRIVTSLKTRLPK; from the coding sequence ATGAGAAAATCCAGCATGCTGAAGGCGGCGCTTGCCGCTTCCGCCCTGTTGACCTCCCCGCTGTTTACGTCCAGCGCCGCTTTTTCGCAGGACAAGCCGGCCTATGAGACCGGCATGATCCCCGCCGAGCATATCATTCTGCCGGATGGCGAAATCCTCGCCAGCGTCTTTCTGATTTCCGATGCGGATGGATGGACGAATGCCGATGAAGAACGCGCCAAGGCGCTGGTGGAAAAGGGTGCCGCCGTGGTCGGCATCGATTTCAAGGAATATATGAAGGCGCTCGAGGCCGATGAGGACGAGTGCATCTATATGATCTCGGACATCGAGTCGCTCTCGCAGCAAATCCAGCGCACCGCCGGCACCAGCAGCTACCGCCAGCCCATCCTCACCGGCATCGGCAAGGGCGGAACGCTGGCGCTGGCCATGATCGCGCAAAGCCCGGTCTCGACCGTCCGCGACGCCGTCGCCGTCGACCCGAAAGCAGGTCTGCCGCTTCAAAAGATACTCTGCACCCCCGCCACCAAGGACAAGGTCGATGGCGAAACGGTCTATGGTCTGACCGATGGTCCGCTGCCCGCACCCGTCAGCGTGCTGTTTACGCCCGCTGCGGATCAGAAGGGCCGCGACCACGTCAACGCGCTCGTCAAGCTGCATCCCGATATCGACGTGACGGATGTGGATGACAAGGCGGACGAAATCCTGACGCAGACGCTTTCCGACCAGATCGACGCCGCCGGTGACACCGACAGCCCGCTCGGCCTGCCCATCAAGGTTCTGGAAACGAGCCCTGTCATGGACACCATGGCGGTGATCTATTCCGGCGACGGCGGCTGGCGCGACCTCGATGAAGAAGTGGGTGGCGCGCTGCAGAAACAGGGCATTCCCGTGATTGGCGTCGATGCCCTGCGTTATTTCTGGAAAGAAAAACAGCCGCAGGAAGTGGCGGGCGACCTTGCACGCATCATCGACACCTATCGCAAGCAATGGAAAGTTCGCAATGTCGTGCTGATCGGCTATTCCTTCGGTGCCGACATCATTCCTGCAACCTATAATCTTCTGCCGGAACGCGCGAAATCCCACGTCGTGCAGCTCTCCCTGCTGGGCTTGTCGACGGAAGTGGACTTCGAAATTTCCGTTCAGGGCTGGCTTGGCGTGGCTGGCGAAGGCAAGGGCGGCAAGACGGTGGATGACATCGCCAAGATCGATCCGAAGCTGATACAGTGCGTATACGGCACGGAGGAAGAGGATGAAGACCCCTGCCCCGGTTTGAAGGCGAAGGGTGTCGAGACGATCGCCATTGAAGGTGGTCACCATTTCGACGAAGACTATGAGGCGCTTGCAAAGCGGATTGTGACATCGCTGAAGACCCGGCTGCCTAAATAG